The Arachis ipaensis cultivar K30076 chromosome B03, Araip1.1, whole genome shotgun sequence region GTTCATTTGCCCTTGCCATGGATCGCAGTACAATGACCAAGGAAGAGTTGTCAGAGGACCTGCCCCCCTGGTATGCAAAATCATTATAATCCTGCTTTCATTCTGCACCTAATACaccttattattttcaatcatCTTCCTTGCTTCTATCAATGTAAAAATTGGAAACCAATTAGGGAGGTCTTAAGCTTGTCCCTTTTGTTAACTAAGTCAAACCAAGTTGGTCTAATATAAAAATTCAGTTATGGCTAGCATTATTCCAAGTCTTATTGTTTAACTTGGTTAGTCTTGGTTCATAAAAAAACTTAGATGTGCTGCATTACTTGTAGGGGGTGGATTCAGGTTAGGCTTGCATGGCTGCTAATTAGTTTAAGTTTACCTTGTAACCTTTATTGGTATAAACTTATTAGCCTAACTTATTGTTAAAGCCTGGCTTGGCAAGAAGCTTGTGTTGTAGCTTGTAATTCAAGGAAACTTATATAGGCTAATAAGTTCACCTTGTAAGCTGGTTCTATATTGAAAATGCTAGGCCGAACACAGGCCGGTTACAAGCCCTCAACAAACCACCTGACCTATTTGTCACCGGAGGCAGATGTTGACTTAAATATTAAAATCCAACTTTTTGTGATTGATTTCTTCACCAACCTAGTAGAGTATCCAGTTTGGTGCTTAATGGTACAGTATTTAATGTTTTGATCGTTGTTGATGAATGGACAGTCTCTGGCACTAGCACATTGTGATGTAGATACTGGCAAGGTGGTGTTTGTTCCTTGGGTCGAAACAGATTTCAGAACCGGTGATGCTCCATGGTGGGCTTAATTTATTAAAGTGATTAGTTTGTCTTCTattatatgtatttatttttgtGAAAGCAAACATTTTGTCACGTATTTTATTCATGGGGACATTATATGATCAAATTATTATTTTGTGAACTGAACTATTGAAATTTGTGTAATAAAATTCATAGCAAGCAAGTTTGTATAATGTGCCAATGGATGTAGATagtaatgaaaataaataaataatacaaaGCAACAAAACTAAAGTAAAATCTTTATTAATATAGATAGTTATACATTAGAGGATTTGGTTATTACAGTAAATTGTTGGTGCAACTTGCTGGGGGATTTATACTTTTATAGCTCCTTCAACAGCAGTTGAATTGACATATTTCTATTTTTATCGATGCCAAAGGCCAAATCCCTATATTCAGCTTCAGTACTTATACTGACTTTTCTTTGCTTGACACACTTCCAAAGTTGGAGAAAATAAGGTTGTGTCAAATTAGTTTTAGTAGCTCCTTCTAAAATAACCTGAACCCAAGAACCCAAATGGAATAAACTGGTTTTTGGTACATAGTGGACAAATACTTTTGGCAGCTCAAACACTAAGTTCTTGATGAAACAGGAAAATAATGTGCGATCTTTTCTCACCtatcagaaaaaagaaaaaatacaattAACTATCTTGTTTTTAAGGTGAAACTCACAGATGCAACAACCCATGTTATAAGGGCAAGATCTTTTATCACTTTCTGTGTTGTGTAGATTATTTTTGACAGGGAGGTACTAAGTTGATTTCTTGATACATCTGGATCACTCAATCACCCTTCTCGTTTGTTGTAGAGATTGCTTGAAATCGAAGTGGAACCTTACATGGTACCAAACTACCAATAGCTGGTTCTTGAGATTCATGTCTCTCATTCTTGCAAATTCATCAATTGGTACTAAGAGTATACTGGTTTTGATTTCAGACAAACTCAAAGAGGACAATTTCACGACATGCAGactcaaattaaaattataaaataacttatacaaataacttaaaatttaaaaagcatCAGTCTAAGTAAATAgtaagttataatttataaataaaattttaaaaatttttaatgacaTCACTCAAACAAATAAACTCTCAAACTTAATGTATGAGTGCCAGTAAAAAATCTTTTCATTtggtaaaattaaaaattaaaaattaaaaaataagtataaaaaattaatttttaattagctAACGTTAactaatttatttctttttttttttttgtgactaactAATTTGTTTGTTTGAAAACTTAGGGTTAGAGTTTAAAGtttaaaattcgaatttaaaatttagtgttcaaaattcagaataaaaaacttttaaaaaattaattgaaatgtaAAATTTGAACtctaaaaagataaaattaaaagatatcttttaaaatattttaaaatcaaaattaccaTTGAGTGCTTTAGTTCTAATGTATAAATAAATAACCATAACCAGAGGATCCATTGTATCTGACTATCTGTGCTCTCAAGTCTCAACTAGGATCATATAGCACACCAGTAAGTAACATCACCTACCTGctttttcctttcaattgatTCCTTCTTTTTTTGCATATCTCAATGTTATGGTTATTTATTAATTGTTCACTTGTATGCCTATGGATTCCCAACAATATCTTCTTTCTTATCAATTTAACGTAAGCATAGTTGAATGCATGGTGATAAGATTATGTTTGAGTAAGACTTCAATTAGCTAGGTATGATAATTGATAACAACGTGGCCATTGTGACTTTAATTTCTCGACTTTTACACTGTTCATCATCAACCGTTATATACATTTAGTCTTTTAGAATTTAGACTAATGATGAATGATAAATTAATTGCCTCGTTGATTTAATtagttcaattttttttagaCACAATGTGTTATGTGTCAAAAGGTTGATAAtgcagtcacaaaaaaaaaaaggttgataATGCAATCAAAGAGAAATAAGAATGAGTGGTTATGGGTTGATAATGTGTTtctcatattttttaatttctgagAAATTTATTTAtcaatcatgttttcaaattaattttatcaattatataaacatatataactgacaaaattaattttaatcaaATCCTAATCTTttcaaattaattataaaaaaatcctAATCTTGGATTTGAGATTTTTCTTTAGTTCCtcccccttcttttttttttcgcgttGCTTTGACTTTTGTTTCCATAAAAATGTCAACGCATACCGGGAAAAAAGGTTGAAAAACGGATGAATCGGTTTGTTGCGTCCACAAAATCCAGAAAGGTTTGCGTTGGAACTTAGAAGTGAGTTATCTGTGTGTGAACAAAGCATTATCCTTAATACAGCAAGGGAATAAACAAATCAATCCAATGCAATACAAAATACACTGATCATAACAAAATAAACTCGTACGGTTTGTTTTATTTaaattcctttctttctttctttctttctttctttctcttcttcataCTTCATTcttatattaattatttgtttATAATTTGCATTTCACAAAACAACTGGGATTCCATTAAAACGCATTGTGCCAGCAATATCGTTGTATGCttttaattgattattgattTTATACTGCAAATTTTGTCACTATGGCAGTGAATTCTAAGAGTTTATCTAAAGCGTATTGTTATCTAAGATTTTAAAGAAGGTAACTATGCATGTGTGGTTATAACTTACAATAAAGCCATCTCAAAAATTCTAAAAGTGAAGTGTTATGGATGTGGCAGAATATTGATATTGCTGTGTTGGTGATCATAACTATCATCGTTTGACTTACGCTACTATAACGAATATTTGGACTATTATTCATTCATTTATGTCTAATGTTATTATTAATGGTTATCCTTGTTTGTTTCTTCAATTCTTCCCCTGCTTGTGTGGTTTAAATTTGAACCCATAGTTGCTGCTCCATATTCTTATCTTTATTGAGATTTCAATTACTTGTTTCGTTCAGAGCTACGTTAAAAGGAAGTATCCGAGGCAGCCATGGCTACCGCAGATCCTCCAACGAGActtcaggtttttttttttttttattctcataTTTTCTTTTGAAATTAAGGTCTGAGTGAGTCGGTTTAGTGTTTGGCAAAGGAAATTGATACAGTCTAACCTAATAACTACATTAGTGACTGTTGAAGTCACACGGAAACAACTCAAACCGTTGCTCTAAGTTAATAAAGAATCTATTATTTGGTACCAAAGAAATTAAACATGCATTGTTCATTATTGGCATGATCAACAGGGGAAGTATACAGCAATAGCAGTATGTTGGCTTCTTGGAAATGGATGTCTTTTTGCATGGAACAGTATGCTTACAATAGTAGATTACTACGGTATCTTGTTTCCGGTAATTTATCAGTATTCTGACGATTCAATTGTTGTGTTGTTCAATCCAGAGTAATTTTGATCTCATTTTTTCCTTTCTTGTGCAGAGATACCACCCCTCAAGAGTTCTTACTCTTGTATACCAGCCATTTGCAGTTGGAACGATTGCAACACTTGCCTACAACGAAGAAAGAATAAACACAAGATTTCGGAACCTATTTGGATACATTCTTTTCTTCGCAGCCACTCTTTTGGTGTTAGTTGTAAGTCTTGATCATTATAGTCTGTGAACTTTCCTTACACTCTAATTCATCAGAAGTCAGAACATGATTTTTGCTTTATGTCTTTTGTAGATAGATTTAGCAACATCTGGTAGAGGAGGAATTGGAACTTTCATTGGTATATGTGCAGTAAGTGGTGCATTTGGAATAGCAGATGCTCATGTCCAAGGTGGAATGGTGGGAGACCTTTCATATATGCATCCTGAATTGCTTCAGTCTTTCCTTGCTGGTGGAGCAGCATCAGGTGCATTAACTTCTGCTTTGAGGTTAGTTACAAAAGCTGCATTTGAGAACTCCAAAGATGGTCTTCGCAAAGGAGCACGTAAGTTCCAACTAACATAACTTCTCTGGaacataaaaatttagttaaactACTAATCACTgatcatgctttctttcttttttattgatCATTTGATTTGCAGTTCTGTTCTTTGCCATAACAACATTCTTTGAGCTTCTTTGTGTCATTCTCTATGCATTTGTGTTTCCCAAAGTACCAATTGTGAAGTATTACCGATCAAAGGCAGCATCAGAAGGAGCAAAAACTGTTTCAGCTGATCTTGCAGCCGCTGGCATCCAGACCTCATCTGTActccactttttcttttcttttcttttcttttcaattccaaCATGGTTTTCTAATCCTTAATCATTTTCTATCAAGTGACTCATCATGTTTTTTGGGATTATATAGTGTACTTTTGTCAATATCAGAGATTTAATTGTATAATTAGAATTTCAAAGGCTATTTTAGTACACGCAACCACATTTCAAGGATCTTAGAGCTTAACTCCATTACATTACCATGAATTGCTTTCATAGAACTCCATTCTTTGTTTTTCCCTATGTATTCATAGAAGTTACTAAACTTTTCATGATTCGGTTTATGCGATaagattttttttctcttttaggaAAATGAAGATGTAAAGAAACAAGAGCGGAAAGGAAAGAAGCAATTGTTAATGGAGAACATTGATTATGCAATTGATTTGTTCCTCATATATTCTCTCACACTGTCTATCTTCCCTGGATTCTTGTCAGAAGACACTGGAAAACATAGTTTGGGAGCTTGGTATGTACATGAAAATAAACACAGTAATATCATTCATCAAATGAGGTAATGTATCTTATGTTATAAATACAGATATTATCTAACATATTCTCCAATGCTATTATTGTTTCAGGTATGCTCTTGTTTTGATTGCCATGTACAATGTGTGTGACTTAATCGGAAGATACATTCCCCTAGTGAAATGCATTAAAATGGAGTCTCGAAAGTTGCTCACAACAACAATAGTTGGTCGTATCTTACTTATACCGGCATTTTATTTCACTGCAAAGTATGGTGACCAAGGTTGGATGATGTTGTTGACATCTTTTTTGGGATTATCAAATGGTTATCTCACTGTCTGTGTTCTTACTAGTGCACCCAAAGGTTACAAGGTAAGTTTGAAACAAATTTGACACAACATAATTCAggataattttattaatattgattgatttattttgattttgtagGGACCAGAGCAAAATGCCTTGGGAAACATATTGGTGTCGTTTCTTCTTGCAGGCATTTTTGCTGGTGTAACACTTGATTGGTTGTGGTTAATAGGTAAAGGGTGGTGAGATCTTCACTAAGCCAACTAGGGGAATTGTCAAtccattattaatttattaaataggactcatttttttttatatttttagcaTCAGGCATGACTAAGATtggtttttttaatttattattttagagTTAGAGTAAATATTTTTGCATAGTTATCTAGTAATTTTTAATTGCGTCATCATGAGTTATTTTATTGGTTGAATATGGAAACTAAATTAAGTTTCATTCTAAAATAAGTGTTGGCTGCTTCTAATTTTGTTTATCTTTgctttagaattttaatttggtGTTGCTTTCTTCTCAATAGTATTGCTGttacttcaaaaaaaatttcaccttttttttttttttaaaaaatggtaccaagttatttggtaaaaCATAGAATAATTACTTTCAATGAGTACATAAGTTATGGGAGTGGATTCTCTCCGTGGGAAAAAATTGGATGGTATCTAGTGTAAAATTTCACCATTCATTACTCTCTCTCCTATTTAattttggtcccacttataaaattaaaggtgagagatcacactttattctctcaaatattaaaaaaaaaataaaaatgatccaTTTCCCATAAGTTATTAACCGGTTTTAGGAATCGGATAGAATTggctgattatttaattaatcgAAAATCGATcattaaattagtttaatttactaaataataaaaaaattaaaatttattaaataaagtAAGAGATCGCGAattcgaatttttttattttcggtaAAA contains the following coding sequences:
- the LOC107634257 gene encoding equilibrative nucleotide transporter 3-like is translated as MATADPPTRLQGKYTAIAVCWLLGNGCLFAWNSMLTIVDYYGILFPRYHPSRVLTLVYQPFAVGTIATLAYNEERINTRFRNLFGYILFFAATLLVLVIDLATSGRGGIGTFIGICAVSGAFGIADAHVQGGMVGDLSYMHPELLQSFLAGGAASGALTSALRLVTKAAFENSKDGLRKGALLFFAITTFFELLCVILYAFVFPKVPIVKYYRSKAASEGAKTVSADLAAAGIQTSSENEDVKKQERKGKKQLLMENIDYAIDLFLIYSLTLSIFPGFLSEDTGKHSLGAWYALVLIAMYNVCDLIGRYIPLVKCIKMESRKLLTTTIVGRILLIPAFYFTAKYGDQGWMMLLTSFLGLSNGYLTVCVLTSAPKGYKGPEQNALGNILVSFLLAGIFAGVTLDWLWLIGKGW